One genomic window of Haloferax mediterranei ATCC 33500 includes the following:
- a CDS encoding Gfo/Idh/MocA family protein: protein MTESLKIGVLGYRFMGKAHANALARLPMFFPDAPDVERSVIVGRDEEALADAADRFGFESTATDWRDVVGDVDVFYNLGPNHLHAEPSIAALEAGAHVFCEKPLAPTLEEAEEMRDAARDADGVAGCAFNYRFVPAIQYAKGLIEDGELGEIHHVRGRYLQDWLVDPEAPWAWRMDKDLAGSGALGDLGAHTIDLVRFLVGDSDVAGDITRVSGHLQTFVDERPVPGTDEYKPVTVDDAYTAQAEFENGAVGSFEASRFADGHKNDHTIEIHGSEGSLTFSLERLNELEVKTGDARGYETVLVTDESDPYVGNWWPPGHVIGWEHTFVHENYEFLTAVAERAAAGSRTQSGEAAEGGEFHPSFEDAYEVQEVLDAIERSDETGEWVSLE from the coding sequence ATGACTGAATCCCTCAAAATCGGCGTCCTCGGCTACCGATTCATGGGTAAGGCGCACGCGAACGCCCTCGCACGCCTGCCGATGTTCTTCCCCGACGCGCCGGACGTAGAGCGCTCCGTCATCGTCGGTCGCGACGAGGAAGCCCTCGCCGATGCCGCCGACCGCTTCGGCTTCGAGTCGACGGCGACGGACTGGCGCGACGTGGTCGGCGATGTGGACGTGTTCTACAACCTCGGGCCGAACCATCTCCACGCCGAACCGTCCATCGCGGCCCTCGAAGCCGGTGCACACGTCTTCTGTGAGAAACCGCTCGCCCCGACGCTCGAAGAAGCCGAAGAGATGCGCGACGCCGCCCGCGACGCCGACGGCGTGGCCGGATGCGCGTTCAACTACCGGTTCGTCCCGGCGATTCAGTACGCGAAGGGTCTCATCGAGGACGGCGAACTCGGTGAGATTCACCATGTCCGCGGACGCTACCTACAGGATTGGCTCGTCGACCCCGAAGCACCGTGGGCGTGGCGCATGGACAAAGACCTCGCCGGGTCCGGCGCGCTCGGCGACCTCGGTGCGCACACTATCGACCTCGTGCGCTTCCTCGTCGGGGATTCGGATGTCGCGGGCGACATTACACGCGTCTCCGGCCACCTCCAGACGTTCGTCGACGAGCGACCGGTGCCCGGAACGGACGAGTACAAACCCGTCACGGTCGACGACGCCTACACGGCACAGGCCGAGTTCGAAAACGGCGCAGTCGGCTCGTTCGAAGCCTCTCGATTCGCCGACGGCCACAAGAACGACCACACCATCGAGATTCACGGCTCCGAGGGGAGTCTGACGTTCTCGCTCGAACGCCTCAACGAACTGGAGGTAAAGACGGGCGACGCCCGCGGCTACGAGACCGTGCTCGTCACCGACGAGTCGGACCCCTACGTAGGAAACTGGTGGCCACCGGGCCACGTCATCGGCTGGGAACACACCTTCGTCCACGAGAACTACGAGTTCCTCACCGCCGTCGCAGAGCGGGCCGCTGCGGGCAGCCGGACGCAGTCCGGCGAGGCGGCCGAAGGTGGCGAGTTCCACCCATCGTTCGAGGACGCCTACGAGGTCCAAGAAGTGCTCGACGCCATCGAGCGGTCCGACGAGACCGGCGAGTGGGTCAGCCTCGAATAG
- a CDS encoding DUF5822 domain-containing protein: protein MQLVERTNPEGVDYGWVMQMTFVTTILVGSPIVALLSLNAGLQTWGARAEFAIRVGAVIWFVTSIALFIYAKRTDAGDGGSDPETKAETSTED from the coding sequence GTGCAACTAGTCGAGCGGACGAATCCGGAGGGTGTCGATTACGGATGGGTCATGCAGATGACCTTCGTGACGACGATTCTCGTCGGGTCGCCCATCGTTGCGCTCCTCTCGTTGAACGCTGGGCTACAGACGTGGGGTGCGCGCGCCGAATTCGCGATTCGTGTTGGTGCAGTCATCTGGTTCGTGACCTCCATCGCCCTGTTCATCTACGCCAAGCGAACCGACGCGGGCGACGGCGGAAGTGACCCTGAAACCAAAGCCGAGACTAGCACCGAAGACTGA
- a CDS encoding DUF7127 family protein: protein MSMQQFTGGNERFIRRYEYEDSWVIAADVALSEDEIDVDIVGSTAIVVANTDDHVTETEFELPGSDADVEVRNGVLTITIHK from the coding sequence ATGAGCATGCAACAGTTCACCGGTGGAAACGAGCGTTTCATCCGCCGGTACGAATACGAAGACAGCTGGGTCATCGCGGCCGACGTCGCTCTCTCGGAAGACGAGATCGACGTCGATATCGTCGGCTCGACGGCCATCGTCGTGGCCAACACCGACGACCACGTGACCGAGACGGAGTTCGAACTCCCCGGCAGCGATGCCGATGTAGAGGTTCGAAACGGCGTGCTCACCATCACCATCCACAAATAA
- a CDS encoding alpha/beta fold hydrolase: MDAATVDHHGRTIAYRHRDAGGTGPTVLCIHGSGGSHAVWRGQFRIASDYPVAALDLSGHGDSDDVDAAPGYETLSAYVDDVVAVAEATGASVLVGNSLGGAVAMTLALERDLDLDALVLTGTGAKLSVLDDLLTWLDNDFDRAISFLHSGDKLLHTDDERFREGSKEAMYDAGQVVTRRDFRSCHTFDVRDDLDQITVPTLALVGEHDRLTPPSYHEYLAAELPDCEFGTVEDAAHLAMLEQPTAFNDAVTSFLDRRLE, from the coding sequence ATGGACGCGGCTACGGTGGACCACCACGGACGGACGATAGCATATCGACACCGTGACGCTGGCGGGACAGGACCGACAGTGCTGTGTATTCACGGAAGCGGCGGCTCACACGCCGTCTGGCGCGGACAGTTCCGCATCGCCAGCGACTATCCGGTTGCCGCGCTCGACCTGAGCGGGCACGGCGACAGCGACGATGTTGACGCCGCCCCCGGCTACGAGACGCTCTCTGCCTACGTCGACGACGTGGTCGCCGTAGCCGAAGCAACTGGGGCGAGCGTCCTCGTCGGGAACTCCCTCGGCGGTGCCGTTGCGATGACGCTTGCGCTCGAACGCGACCTCGACCTCGATGCACTGGTTCTCACCGGAACTGGGGCTAAACTCTCCGTGCTCGATGATCTCCTGACGTGGCTCGACAACGACTTCGACCGCGCCATCTCGTTTCTCCACAGCGGAGACAAACTACTACACACGGACGATGAGCGGTTCCGCGAAGGGTCGAAAGAAGCGATGTACGATGCGGGACAGGTCGTCACTCGACGCGACTTCCGCTCGTGTCACACCTTCGATGTTCGCGACGACCTCGACCAGATTACCGTTCCGACGCTGGCGCTCGTCGGCGAGCACGACCGCCTGACACCGCCGTCATACCACGAATATCTCGCCGCCGAGCTTCCGGATTGCGAGTTCGGAACCGTCGAAGACGCCGCTCATCTCGCCATGTTAGAGCAACCGACGGCGTTCAACGACGCGGTGACCTCGTTTCTCGACCGCCGACTCGAATAG
- a CDS encoding translation initiation factor eIF-2B, producing MIDETIEEIREMQTHSSSVVAVKATQSLAELTERDYATVEEFERDLERNIGALKRANPSHASLYNALQDVLQSVQGETDSLDEARELTHKTINRVVENVETGKRRAAQEAAKTIEDGDTFLTHDYSSTVMEAVEIAVADGAELTAYLTEARPRYLGRKFARELADVDGVEPHLLVDSASGLFLPKCDRVIIGMDCIVEDTLYNRVGTFPLVAAANEVGVPVTVVGSGAKVVDDGFRFENEIRSPSEVMLEPVEGIELENPAYDATPVDLIDEVITDEGVLTF from the coding sequence ATGATAGACGAGACCATCGAGGAGATTCGTGAGATGCAGACGCACAGCTCCTCGGTCGTCGCCGTCAAGGCCACGCAGTCGCTCGCAGAGTTGACCGAGCGCGACTACGCGACCGTCGAGGAGTTCGAGCGCGACCTCGAACGGAACATCGGCGCACTCAAGCGCGCAAACCCATCGCATGCATCGCTCTACAACGCCTTGCAGGACGTTCTCCAGAGCGTCCAGGGCGAGACGGACAGCCTCGATGAAGCGCGGGAACTCACCCACAAAACAATCAACCGCGTCGTCGAGAACGTCGAGACGGGCAAGCGCCGCGCGGCGCAAGAGGCGGCCAAGACAATCGAAGACGGAGACACGTTCCTCACGCACGACTACTCGTCGACGGTGATGGAAGCCGTCGAAATCGCCGTCGCCGACGGCGCTGAACTCACCGCCTACCTCACCGAGGCCCGCCCACGGTACCTCGGGCGCAAGTTCGCACGCGAACTCGCCGATGTCGACGGCGTCGAACCGCACCTGCTGGTCGACAGTGCATCCGGACTGTTCCTTCCCAAGTGCGACCGCGTCATCATCGGGATGGACTGTATCGTCGAGGACACGCTGTACAACCGCGTCGGAACGTTCCCACTCGTCGCCGCCGCAAACGAAGTTGGCGTCCCCGTTACTGTCGTCGGGTCCGGTGCGAAAGTCGTCGACGACGGTTTCCGCTTCGAAAACGAGATTCGCTCGCCCTCCGAAGTAATGCTCGAACCCGTCGAAGGCATCGAGTTGGAGAACCCCGCCTACGACGCCACGCCGGTCGACCTCATCGACGAGGTCATCACCGACGAGGGCGTGCTGACGTTCTGA
- the panB gene encoding 3-methyl-2-oxobutanoate hydroxymethyltransferase, whose translation MVTVRALRSKAGNEPITMLTAYDASTAHIVDDVGIDIILVGDSMGNTELGYESTLPVTVEEMQSRTGAVARATDDALVVADMPFLSFGVDEASSIEHCGRMLKEANADAVKLESGPHTVELTEQLVQLGIPVMAHLGLTPQRVKQLGYSRQGTDRDAAREILELAEAHADAGAFSLVLEHVPANVAKQVTEAIDIPTIGIGAGPDCDGQVLVVDDVIGMSDRVPPFATQFGDVKSEMEKAVGAYKEAVEDGEFPAKEHSHVEDDLDELY comes from the coding sequence ATGGTCACGGTACGTGCCCTTCGGTCGAAGGCTGGAAACGAGCCAATCACGATGCTTACGGCATACGATGCGTCGACGGCGCACATCGTCGACGACGTAGGTATCGACATCATTCTCGTCGGCGACAGCATGGGCAATACGGAACTCGGCTACGAGTCGACGCTGCCGGTGACAGTCGAAGAGATGCAGAGTCGAACCGGTGCGGTGGCGCGTGCAACCGACGATGCCCTCGTCGTCGCCGATATGCCCTTCCTCTCGTTCGGCGTGGACGAGGCATCGAGTATCGAGCACTGCGGACGAATGTTGAAGGAGGCCAACGCGGACGCGGTCAAACTCGAAAGCGGGCCGCACACCGTCGAGTTGACTGAGCAACTCGTTCAACTCGGCATCCCCGTGATGGCGCACCTCGGTCTCACGCCGCAGCGTGTCAAACAACTCGGCTACAGCAGACAGGGAACCGACCGGGATGCCGCCCGTGAAATCCTCGAACTTGCGGAGGCGCACGCCGATGCTGGCGCGTTTTCGCTCGTCCTCGAACACGTTCCCGCGAACGTCGCAAAGCAGGTCACGGAGGCAATCGACATTCCGACTATTGGCATCGGTGCGGGACCGGATTGCGACGGACAGGTCCTCGTCGTCGACGACGTCATCGGTATGAGCGACCGCGTGCCGCCCTTTGCAACCCAGTTCGGCGACGTGAAATCGGAGATGGAGAAGGCCGTCGGCGCGTACAAGGAGGCCGTCGAAGACGGCGAGTTCCCCGCCAAAGAACACAGTCACGTCGAAGACGACCTCGACGAGTTGTACTGA